A window of the Gordonia humi genome harbors these coding sequences:
- a CDS encoding non-ribosomal peptide synthetase has product MPQNCDDTAEWICSTVSENTGSVCTADQSLVDAGLESFRAVAVQRAIADHTGVLVPLREFLGEACAADLARYIRAHEGDQVPDRAAAVGEGAPVRADGSFALTPVQTSYWIGRGPDYPLGGVSTHFYFEFDRTVTDGSPDDEITALEHSWNVVVDRHPMLRAVVRRDGLQQVLDAPGVHRIDVRDLRGLDADDRGALLEEYRRDLSHRCAPVHRWPVHAVTALVFDDRTIRLCLSFDVLLMDFTSWRLVIDEWGVAHRGGDLPPAPAADFAGLLAEQARRRAADGRRDRDLAYWSDRASTLPDAARLPTLRTAAEIGVPHFRRHRRVIDAAVWESFSAACARRGLTASGAMLAVFGDVLRRWGAGDRFTVTITLFDRPADLPHAAAVVGDFTTTALVDMTCDATAFADRAAAVAANFWDAVDHSSVAGVEVARLAADRPALPGDDGPGGAVVFTSALEQTPRSEDPGAWIGDEAFGVSQTPQVLLDAISWRSGENVVVAWDAVEDAFGAGVVDGMQRAFVSAIELLGAADAAWTSASFDADPFFRPVADRLRNNTAVDGPGLAAPLLHAADERPDRAAVLTESGVLDYRGLVDGARSIAARLDAAREADGRAHDGTVLVALPKGPAQICAVLGVLMAGGVYVPVDPAWPAPRIARVVERSGARYAVADDVELPPSVTRIEPDGGARTGAFVTHRPAPDDLAYAIFTSGSTGEPKGVAIEHDQARTTIDDVNERFGVGPDDRVLGLSALSFDLSVWDVFGVLGAGGGLVVPTPGRDRDPGHWLDLIAQHRVTVWNTAPQLMEMLVEYGEAVGDSAHALRSIRLVLLSGDWIPVTLPDRIRALMPDAEIVSLGGATEASIWSIHHRIGAVDPGAPSIPYGTALSGQWFRLLDEPDGRPVPVGEPGELFIGGDGVARGYLGDPEQTARRFRRHPVTGERLYHTGDMGRWRVDGAIEFLGRNDRQVKINGFRIELGEIDAVLSRHPGVRAAVATTHPGPDGRPRLVAHVVGHTANTVDLDPDDLRAHCDAALPAYMVPRTIEIRSELPVTANGKIDHAALAPTRDAPGSATAHRPATSAPPSSSQSSWPQSSSSRPPARTRVDAAAVAAIVGDRFPTDRPLLSAGADSMILVRLANLIEDTTGRRPGFAELAAASVADLTDRADLPRPSDHVAGPAPAERTPEPEEPEATGAALDAGLPLDARLPLDVVVRTDSGHRSAADLLIDAGTWIRAVDRRAGRLGVQVRTEFSDVPGQLCRVELRPGAPRRVEKPRALTIDADTATHPLTDMQLAYYVGRADRGLGAPVAPHYYSEIDVDGVDLDRLRGACRRLVEIHPMLRAYATADAAQRLAAVDDVPDLDVRDLRDLSAPRQEAVLARTRSERSRRVRDVLAPGWFSVTASLLDDRTTRLHVELDMLFCDVAGAVTLAEDLYTLYRGGDVEPPAARFLDWADEHPARAGTAGRPVTVVEPRLPMRRPDDTVFDRRRTVLSASRTRRLESYARTLGTTVDALLVTLYADALRAASGGSDAFSIVLTVLDRPTEHRRVVGEYSSTIVATPPAVGGLAERSASTAEQLFAALDRPSGRSAPRIDSSGRAGAVPVLPIAYSSGITASRDASELLAAFGRTVYSISQTPQVLIDMQTFVGDGALVVNWDAITSAFVDGFVDEAFADFARRLDAVANERVPDEPAPAAPSAVLRTVTDLRRGRRPIAAAPSDPAVRSVIRETLAQVLDVDAGGLDADRSFFDLGATSLDLVALRNELVDRSVGDLTVLDLFETGSIAALADRLHPPRPAPFSEELAIPAPSPSSTAASHASVDPLARAHARGSLRRRGGLR; this is encoded by the coding sequence ATGCCGCAGAACTGCGATGACACAGCAGAATGGATCTGTTCGACGGTGAGTGAGAACACCGGATCGGTGTGTACCGCCGACCAGTCCCTGGTGGATGCCGGACTCGAGTCGTTTCGAGCCGTGGCCGTCCAACGCGCCATCGCCGACCACACGGGCGTACTGGTTCCGCTCCGCGAGTTCCTCGGTGAGGCATGCGCCGCCGACCTCGCCAGATACATCCGCGCTCACGAGGGCGACCAGGTGCCGGACCGAGCCGCCGCGGTCGGCGAGGGCGCACCGGTGCGCGCGGACGGTTCGTTCGCGCTGACCCCCGTGCAGACGTCCTACTGGATCGGGCGGGGCCCGGACTATCCGCTCGGGGGAGTGTCGACGCACTTCTACTTCGAGTTCGACCGCACCGTGACCGACGGATCGCCCGACGACGAGATCACCGCGTTGGAGCACTCGTGGAACGTCGTCGTCGACAGGCACCCGATGCTGCGCGCCGTAGTCCGCAGGGACGGTCTGCAGCAGGTGCTCGACGCTCCCGGCGTCCACCGGATCGATGTGCGCGACCTCCGAGGACTCGACGCCGACGATCGCGGCGCACTCCTCGAGGAGTACCGCCGTGACCTGTCGCATCGGTGCGCGCCCGTGCACCGGTGGCCCGTCCACGCGGTGACCGCACTCGTCTTCGACGACCGCACGATCCGACTGTGCCTGAGCTTCGACGTCCTGCTGATGGATTTCACCAGTTGGCGTCTGGTGATCGACGAATGGGGTGTCGCCCATCGCGGCGGCGACCTGCCGCCCGCACCGGCCGCGGACTTCGCCGGGCTGCTCGCCGAGCAGGCACGACGCCGTGCGGCGGACGGCCGCCGCGACCGCGATCTCGCCTACTGGTCCGATCGCGCGAGCACGCTTCCGGACGCCGCACGCCTGCCGACGCTGCGGACCGCGGCCGAGATCGGCGTACCGCACTTCCGACGTCATCGTCGCGTCATCGACGCCGCGGTCTGGGAGTCGTTCTCCGCGGCATGTGCGCGCCGCGGCCTGACCGCCTCGGGAGCGATGCTCGCGGTGTTCGGCGACGTGCTCCGCCGGTGGGGCGCGGGCGACCGCTTCACGGTGACGATCACTCTGTTCGACAGGCCCGCCGACCTGCCGCATGCCGCGGCGGTGGTCGGCGACTTCACCACCACGGCGCTGGTCGACATGACGTGCGACGCCACCGCATTCGCCGATCGGGCGGCGGCAGTCGCCGCGAACTTCTGGGACGCCGTCGACCATTCGTCCGTGGCCGGAGTGGAAGTGGCGCGACTGGCGGCGGACCGGCCCGCACTGCCCGGCGACGACGGTCCGGGCGGCGCGGTGGTCTTCACCTCGGCGCTGGAGCAGACGCCGCGATCGGAGGATCCGGGTGCGTGGATCGGCGACGAGGCGTTCGGCGTCTCGCAGACCCCGCAGGTCCTTCTGGACGCGATCTCCTGGCGCAGCGGTGAGAACGTCGTCGTGGCCTGGGACGCCGTCGAGGACGCGTTCGGCGCCGGCGTGGTCGACGGGATGCAGCGGGCGTTCGTCTCGGCGATCGAGCTGCTCGGCGCCGCCGACGCCGCGTGGACCTCGGCGTCGTTCGACGCCGATCCGTTCTTCCGCCCGGTCGCGGACCGGTTGCGCAACAACACCGCCGTCGACGGCCCCGGGCTGGCGGCACCGTTGCTGCACGCCGCCGACGAGCGGCCGGACCGGGCGGCTGTGCTCACCGAGTCCGGAGTCCTCGACTATCGCGGGCTCGTCGACGGCGCACGGTCGATAGCCGCACGCCTGGACGCCGCGCGGGAGGCGGACGGGCGCGCGCACGACGGGACCGTTCTCGTGGCACTGCCGAAGGGACCCGCACAGATCTGCGCGGTGCTCGGCGTCCTCATGGCGGGTGGGGTGTACGTCCCCGTCGACCCGGCCTGGCCCGCACCCCGGATCGCCCGCGTCGTCGAGCGGTCCGGTGCCCGATACGCCGTCGCCGACGACGTCGAACTGCCGCCGTCGGTCACCCGTATCGAACCCGACGGCGGTGCCCGGACCGGCGCGTTCGTCACGCACCGTCCGGCGCCGGACGATCTCGCGTACGCGATCTTCACCTCCGGTTCCACCGGTGAGCCGAAGGGCGTCGCGATCGAGCACGACCAGGCGCGCACCACGATCGACGACGTCAACGAACGCTTCGGCGTCGGACCCGACGACCGAGTGCTGGGGCTGTCGGCACTGAGCTTCGACCTGTCGGTGTGGGACGTGTTCGGCGTACTCGGCGCGGGCGGCGGACTCGTCGTGCCGACACCCGGCCGCGACCGCGATCCGGGGCACTGGCTCGACCTGATCGCCCAGCACCGGGTCACCGTGTGGAACACCGCACCGCAGTTGATGGAGATGCTGGTGGAGTACGGCGAAGCGGTCGGCGACAGTGCGCATGCGCTGCGCTCGATCCGGCTGGTCCTCCTGTCCGGGGACTGGATTCCGGTGACGCTTCCCGACCGCATCCGCGCACTGATGCCGGACGCCGAGATCGTCAGCCTCGGCGGAGCCACCGAAGCCTCGATCTGGTCGATCCACCACCGGATCGGCGCCGTCGACCCGGGCGCCCCGTCGATTCCGTACGGCACCGCGCTCAGCGGTCAGTGGTTCCGCCTGCTCGACGAACCCGACGGGCGCCCGGTGCCGGTCGGCGAACCGGGTGAACTGTTCATCGGCGGCGACGGCGTCGCGCGCGGCTATCTCGGCGACCCGGAGCAGACGGCTCGGCGCTTCCGACGGCACCCGGTGACCGGTGAACGGCTCTACCACACCGGTGACATGGGGCGATGGCGCGTCGACGGCGCCATCGAGTTCCTCGGTCGCAACGACCGGCAGGTCAAGATCAACGGATTCCGCATCGAACTCGGCGAGATCGACGCGGTGCTGAGCCGCCACCCCGGTGTCCGGGCGGCCGTCGCCACCACACACCCGGGTCCGGACGGGCGCCCGCGCCTGGTGGCGCATGTCGTCGGACACACCGCGAACACCGTGGATCTGGACCCGGACGATCTTCGCGCCCACTGCGACGCGGCCCTGCCCGCCTACATGGTTCCGCGCACCATCGAGATCCGATCCGAGCTGCCGGTCACCGCCAACGGAAAGATCGATCACGCCGCACTCGCCCCGACCCGGGACGCACCCGGGTCGGCGACGGCACACCGTCCGGCGACCTCCGCGCCGCCTTCCTCGTCGCAATCGTCCTGGCCGCAATCGTCCTCGTCGCGGCCCCCGGCGCGCACACGGGTGGACGCCGCAGCGGTCGCCGCGATCGTCGGCGACCGGTTCCCGACGGACCGCCCCCTGCTGAGTGCGGGCGCCGACTCGATGATCCTGGTCCGGCTGGCGAACCTGATCGAGGACACGACCGGCCGTCGGCCGGGGTTCGCCGAACTCGCCGCCGCGAGCGTCGCCGACCTGACCGACCGCGCGGACCTGCCCCGGCCGAGCGACCACGTCGCGGGCCCGGCGCCCGCGGAGCGGACGCCGGAGCCGGAGGAACCCGAAGCGACCGGGGCGGCGCTCGACGCCGGACTTCCACTCGACGCCCGACTTCCACTCGACGTGGTGGTGCGCACCGACTCCGGTCACCGGTCGGCCGCCGATCTGCTCATCGACGCGGGAACCTGGATTCGGGCGGTCGATCGACGGGCCGGTCGTCTCGGCGTGCAGGTGCGCACCGAGTTCTCCGACGTTCCCGGACAGCTGTGCCGGGTGGAGTTGCGTCCCGGCGCGCCGCGCCGCGTCGAGAAGCCTCGCGCGCTCACGATCGACGCCGACACCGCCACCCACCCGCTCACCGACATGCAACTGGCGTATTACGTCGGTCGCGCGGACCGTGGACTCGGCGCTCCCGTGGCGCCGCACTACTACTCGGAGATCGATGTCGACGGAGTGGACCTCGATCGTCTCCGCGGAGCGTGTCGGCGCCTCGTCGAGATCCATCCGATGCTGCGGGCGTACGCCACGGCCGACGCCGCGCAGCGCCTGGCCGCGGTCGACGACGTGCCCGACCTCGACGTCCGCGACCTGCGCGACCTGTCGGCGCCGCGGCAGGAGGCGGTGCTGGCGCGGACACGCTCCGAGCGGTCCCGTCGGGTCCGTGACGTCCTCGCCCCGGGGTGGTTCTCGGTCACGGCGAGCCTCCTGGACGACCGGACCACCCGACTCCACGTGGAGCTCGACATGTTGTTCTGCGACGTCGCGGGCGCTGTGACGCTCGCCGAGGATCTGTACACGCTCTACCGCGGCGGAGACGTCGAACCACCGGCGGCACGCTTCCTCGACTGGGCCGATGAGCATCCGGCCCGTGCGGGAACCGCGGGTCGGCCGGTGACGGTCGTCGAACCGCGGCTGCCGATGCGCCGACCCGACGACACGGTCTTCGACCGACGTCGAACCGTGCTGAGCGCGTCGCGCACCCGACGCCTGGAGTCGTACGCGCGCACCCTCGGAACCACCGTGGACGCGCTGCTGGTGACCCTGTACGCCGACGCGCTCCGCGCCGCGTCGGGAGGTTCCGACGCGTTCTCCATCGTCCTCACCGTGCTCGACCGGCCGACGGAGCACCGTCGAGTCGTCGGGGAGTACTCGTCGACGATCGTCGCGACGCCACCCGCCGTCGGCGGGCTCGCCGAGCGGTCCGCGAGCACCGCCGAGCAACTGTTCGCCGCCCTCGACCGCCCGTCGGGTCGTAGCGCACCGCGTATCGACTCCTCCGGGCGGGCGGGCGCCGTGCCCGTGCTGCCGATCGCGTACTCGTCGGGCATCACCGCCTCCCGCGACGCGTCCGAACTGCTCGCGGCGTTCGGCCGCACCGTGTACTCGATCAGTCAGACACCGCAGGTCCTGATCGACATGCAGACGTTCGTCGGCGACGGCGCGCTCGTCGTCAACTGGGATGCGATCACCTCGGCCTTCGTCGACGGTTTCGTCGATGAGGCGTTCGCCGATTTCGCACGCAGACTCGATGCTGTCGCGAACGAACGGGTCCCCGACGAACCGGCTCCGGCTGCGCCCTCCGCCGTGCTGCGGACGGTGACAGACCTGCGGCGCGGGCGTCGGCCGATCGCCGCGGCGCCGAGCGATCCCGCGGTGCGCTCGGTGATCCGGGAGACGCTGGCGCAGGTGCTCGACGTCGACGCCGGCGGACTCGACGCCGACCGATCGTTCTTCGACCTCGGCGCAACCTCGCTCGACCTGGTCGCCCTCCGCAACGAACTCGTCGACCGATCCGTCGGCGACCTCACCGTCCTCGACCTGTTCGAAACCGGGTCCATCGCCGCACTCGCGGACCGACTCCACCCGCCCCGTCCCGCCCCGTTCTCCGAGGAGCTCGCCATCCCCGCACCGTCCCCGTCGTCGACCGCCGCGTCGCACGCATCCGTGGATCCATTGGCCCGCGCACACGCCCGCGGGAGCCTTCGACGTCGCGGAGGGCTCCGATGA